In one window of Mobula birostris isolate sMobBir1 chromosome 25, sMobBir1.hap1, whole genome shotgun sequence DNA:
- the emc6 gene encoding ER membrane protein complex subunit 6: MASMGLKREGPQFISELAVRGNAAILDYCRTSVSALSGATAGILGLTALMGFVFYFMASFLLSVLLIVKAGRHWSKYFKSRRPLFTGGLVGGLFTYILFWTFLYGMVHVY; the protein is encoded by the coding sequence ATGGCATCCATGGGCCTTAAACGGGAAGGGCCGCAGTTTATCAGCGAGCTGGCTGTTCGAGGGAACGCTGCCATCTTGGACTATTGCCGCACGTCCGTGTCTGCGCTGTCGGGAGCCACGGCCGGGATCCTGGGGCTGACGGCCCTCATgggttttgtattttattttatggCGTCCTTCCTATTGTCGGTGCTGCTGATCGTCAAAGCGGGTCGCCACTGGAGCAAGTACTTCAAGTCGCGCCGTCCCCTCTTCACTGGGGGCCTGGTTGGCGGCCTCTTTACCTACATCCTCTTTTGGACCTTCCTGTATGGCATGGTGCACGTGTACTGA